In Candidatus Desulfofervidus auxilii, one genomic interval encodes:
- a CDS encoding glycosyltransferase family 4 protein, which yields MIIGIDIRWLSFKGTGLYTYLSNLLTVLLEIDRKNQYIFFYNESKEKIFPYQKNLTYKRVSAKPFLFKEKFLFFEILKRNKLDIFFEPHFNLPLLLPKKLPVILTIHDLTPLIFPQFFSFFERIYFRSILTHAIKRANHIIAVSKYTKDCLKKRFSKLPKISVIYQGRPKLNNAESTTDLSIPLPYILYFGNKRGYKNYKRVIEAYGMLRTRLSQYHLVIVGINGQSSENIIFLKNISETEKALLYKKASLFVFPSLNEGFGFPLLEAMQVGVPVITSNLSSLPEVAGRAAYFVNPFEVDEISEGMYKLLTNKGLRKELIKRGLQRSRIFSWNETAQKYLKIFQEYASFGCHTCI from the coding sequence ATGATTATCGGCATAGACATAAGGTGGCTCAGTTTCAAAGGAACTGGTCTTTACACTTATTTATCAAATCTTTTGACCGTTCTTCTTGAGATAGATAGAAAAAACCAATATATATTTTTTTACAATGAAAGTAAGGAGAAAATTTTCCCTTATCAAAAAAATCTAACTTACAAAAGAGTGAGTGCCAAACCGTTTCTGTTTAAGGAGAAGTTTTTATTTTTTGAGATATTAAAAAGAAATAAATTGGATATATTTTTTGAACCTCATTTTAATTTACCCCTCCTACTTCCTAAAAAATTGCCTGTGATTCTGACTATTCATGACCTGACCCCACTTATTTTTCCTCAATTTTTCTCTTTCTTTGAGCGGATTTATTTTCGCTCTATCTTAACCCACGCTATAAAAAGGGCCAATCATATCATTGCTGTTTCTAAATACACTAAAGACTGTTTAAAGAAAAGATTTTCTAAACTGCCTAAAATATCAGTGATTTATCAGGGAAGGCCAAAACTTAATAATGCTGAATCAACCACTGATTTATCCATACCCCTGCCTTATATACTTTATTTTGGTAACAAAAGGGGGTATAAAAATTATAAACGAGTGATAGAGGCTTATGGGATGCTGAGGACTCGATTATCCCAATATCATCTGGTTATCGTTGGTATAAATGGACAATCTTCTGAAAATATCATCTTTCTCAAAAATATATCTGAGACAGAAAAGGCCCTTCTTTATAAAAAAGCCTCTCTTTTTGTATTCCCTTCCCTGAATGAAGGATTTGGGTTTCCTCTTTTAGAGGCCATGCAAGTAGGTGTACCTGTTATAACCTCTAATCTTTCTTCGCTACCTGAGGTAGCTGGCAGGGCAGCCTATTTTGTTAATCCATTTGAGGTTGACGAAATATCTGAGGGGATGTATAAGCTATTGACAAATAAGGGTTTAAGAAAAGAGTTGATAAAAAGGGGACTTCAAAGAAGCAGGATTTTTTCTTGGAATGAAACAGCTCAAAAATATTTAAAAATCTTTCAAGAATATGCATCCTTTGGTTGTCATACCTGTATTTAA
- a CDS encoding DUF2079 domain-containing protein, which translates to MKNKTSLIHIFIFLLLVILSFLKYFSFHTSMYDLGIIEHYIYTCSYFGDYSGLLSGGHHFRPVLFIYSLIYKIYSSSIILLISQAFALVLGGIFLEKIIKTNPELKIVSPAFIIILYYLYFALWWIALFDFHVDCWLIPIMFAIFYSLQNHKSIILITGLILSLCFLKEPFILTAAAFGIYLIFKYRRPFLGGILFILCLFLFYLVTVKVIPKFGGMSYLSSWAFGYLGKTPLKMCIYILSHPWVILKEIFTNPLKIIYLIALFAPFFFLCILSPLELIPALPIITISLLSQKVGHYIYSNHHHAAIITPVFVAFIYALPKVYNFCSKFKLSKQTLNTFLLAIALFFHIIFSCSPLSKVFWVKKLGYSWPFYKNAYIPTKRDIKIWQALKTYIPSDPKLKISYQNFLNCGYLSQRKKIFLYPSGIFKADYIILDLKRPYFIKGYEPAISLINFLGEKRTKVIKDALARDSRLIKTHWNVFNKINKTWIKIYAYDGFFIFKKPHS; encoded by the coding sequence TTGAAAAATAAAACCTCTTTAATTCATATTTTTATCTTTCTTCTATTAGTTATCCTAAGTTTTTTAAAATATTTCTCCTTTCACACCTCTATGTATGATTTGGGAATAATTGAACATTATATTTATACATGTTCCTATTTTGGGGATTACTCTGGTCTTCTTTCTGGAGGACATCACTTCCGTCCTGTCCTATTTATATATAGTCTGATATACAAAATCTATTCATCTTCTATTATTCTCCTTATCTCTCAAGCATTTGCCCTTGTTTTAGGGGGCATCTTTTTAGAAAAAATAATAAAGACTAATCCAGAATTGAAAATTGTATCACCTGCTTTCATTATTATCCTATATTATCTTTACTTTGCCTTGTGGTGGATTGCTTTATTTGACTTTCATGTTGATTGTTGGCTAATCCCCATCATGTTTGCTATTTTTTATAGCCTTCAAAATCATAAATCCATAATTTTAATAACTGGCCTAATTTTATCCCTTTGTTTCTTAAAGGAACCCTTTATCCTCACAGCCGCTGCCTTTGGTATATATTTAATATTCAAATACCGCAGGCCATTTTTAGGAGGTATTCTTTTTATCCTTTGTCTATTTTTATTCTATTTAGTTACTGTTAAGGTCATCCCTAAATTTGGAGGAATGAGTTATCTTTCTTCTTGGGCATTTGGGTATTTGGGGAAAACTCCATTAAAAATGTGTATTTATATTCTTAGCCATCCCTGGGTCATTTTAAAAGAGATTTTTACTAATCCCTTAAAGATAATTTATCTTATTGCCTTATTTGCCCCTTTTTTCTTTTTATGTATTTTATCCCCCTTAGAACTCATACCGGCTCTGCCTATTATTACTATTTCCCTTCTTTCCCAAAAAGTAGGTCATTATATATATTCTAATCACCATCACGCAGCTATTATTACCCCTGTTTTTGTGGCCTTTATCTATGCCTTGCCTAAAGTTTATAATTTTTGCTCAAAGTTTAAGTTATCTAAACAGACTTTAAATACCTTTCTATTAGCTATAGCTTTATTTTTCCACATTATTTTTAGCTGTTCACCATTATCCAAGGTCTTTTGGGTCAAAAAGCTTGGATATAGTTGGCCTTTTTATAAAAATGCTTACATACCAACCAAAAGAGACATAAAAATCTGGCAGGCATTAAAGACATATATTCCTTCTGACCCCAAACTTAAGATCTCCTATCAAAATTTTTTAAATTGTGGTTATTTATCACAGAGAAAAAAGATATTTCTTTACCCTAGTGGTATTTTTAAGGCAGACTATATCATATTAGATTTAAAAAGACCTTATTTTATAAAAGGCTATGAACCAGCCATTTCTTTAATTAATTTTTTAGGAGAAAAACGCACTAAAGTCATAAAAGATGCTCTAGCCAGAGACTCACGTTTGATAAAGACCCACTGGAATGTCTTTAACAAGATAAATAAAACTTGGATTAAGATTTATGCTTATGATGGGTTTTTTATCTTTAAAAAGCCTCATTCTTGA
- a CDS encoding flippase yields MNISLGRGTLYFTIAQVMFLASGYVIHAGLGRILGPASYGIFGVVIYLVTLPQNLLNTGIPLAASKYIAEDNSRAKAVMHKTTKLQLVSSLIVFWVYFLLAGAFSNLLKSPSLCNYIKISAFIIPVSAFYSLYTNFLNGFRWYDKQALVLIISSMTKVIGVFMLVLLGLRLYGAILGYLMGPLAGLAVGWYFLKGEGEKNKNRFKYKKIINFAIPVIVFSITINFLISADLFFVKGILMDNIQAGYYTAASMLSRVPFYIFSVLGSALFPAISRSTALRDIEQTQNYIINSMRYLLMFLIPTIVVFSATSNNLINLCYSLKYLPASTSLSILFLGFGFFTVFSIFANIITASGKPRIAMLAVLLLLPICIILNTILIPRYHLEGAALATTITSFLGSCITGGYVFIYFKVLINKVSLAKICGVSIVIYFMAILCGSASPLLLPLLYVMLLLVYFIMLFLIKELRREDLKTFKKIIYGQG; encoded by the coding sequence ATGAATATATCTTTGGGAAGAGGGACACTGTATTTCACCATAGCCCAGGTGATGTTTTTAGCAAGTGGATATGTAATCCATGCAGGTCTAGGAAGGATATTAGGACCTGCCTCTTATGGAATATTTGGGGTGGTAATCTATCTTGTCACTCTACCTCAAAACCTCCTTAACACAGGCATTCCTTTAGCAGCCTCAAAATATATTGCAGAGGATAATAGTAGGGCTAAAGCAGTGATGCATAAAACAACCAAACTGCAATTAGTTTCATCCCTAATTGTCTTTTGGGTATATTTTTTACTTGCAGGCGCTTTTTCTAACCTGCTAAAAAGCCCATCTTTATGTAATTATATTAAAATTTCTGCCTTTATTATACCTGTAAGTGCCTTTTATTCACTATATACAAATTTTTTAAATGGGTTTAGATGGTATGACAAGCAGGCCCTGGTGCTGATTATATCCTCTATGACCAAAGTGATAGGAGTATTTATGTTAGTTTTACTAGGTCTCAGGCTTTATGGGGCAATTTTGGGATATTTAATGGGGCCTTTAGCAGGGTTAGCAGTAGGCTGGTATTTTTTAAAAGGTGAGGGGGAAAAAAATAAAAACAGGTTTAAGTATAAAAAAATTATAAATTTTGCCATACCTGTTATTGTTTTTTCTATCACTATCAACTTCTTAATTAGTGCTGACTTATTCTTTGTAAAGGGAATCCTTATGGACAATATACAAGCAGGCTATTACACTGCTGCCTCTATGTTATCAAGGGTCCCTTTTTATATTTTTAGTGTATTGGGGAGTGCTTTATTTCCTGCCATATCCAGGTCAACCGCCCTAAGAGATATAGAACAAACCCAAAATTATATAATAAATTCTATGAGATACCTGTTAATGTTTTTAATCCCTACAATAGTTGTTTTTAGTGCTACATCCAACAATTTAATTAATCTTTGTTATTCCTTGAAATATTTACCTGCTAGTACTTCGTTAAGCATTTTGTTCTTAGGATTTGGTTTTTTTACCGTATTCTCAATTTTTGCAAATATTATTACCGCTAGTGGAAAACCCAGGATTGCTATGCTAGCTGTATTGCTCTTGCTGCCAATATGTATAATTTTAAATACCATTTTAATACCACGATACCACTTAGAGGGTGCTGCTTTAGCAACAACCATTACTTCATTTTTAGGTAGTTGTATAACAGGAGGCTATGTGTTTATTTATTTCAAAGTCTTAATAAACAAAGTTTCGTTAGCAAAAATTTGTGGAGTTTCTATTGTTATTTATTTTATGGCAATTTTATGTGGTTCTGCCTCACCACTTTTGCTACCGCTGCTTTATGTGATGTTATTATTAGTTTATTTTATTATGCTTTTTTTAATAAAAGAACTTAGAAGAGAAGACCTAAAGACATTCAAAAAAATTATCTATGGCCAAGGATGA
- a CDS encoding type II toxin-antitoxin system VapC family toxin, translated as MRVLLDTHTFLWWISNDTRLSSRALEVISNGNNELLLSAASGWEIAIKVRLGRLQLPYEPERFIPEQLVINAIQSLPIKISHALHTYSLPIYHRDPFDRIIIAQAQLEGLPILTSDPQIAKYKVEIIW; from the coding sequence GTGAGAGTACTTTTAGATACCCATACCTTTTTGTGGTGGATTTCAAATGATACTAGGCTATCATCTCGTGCTCTTGAGGTTATCAGTAATGGGAATAATGAATTATTGCTTAGTGCTGCTAGTGGCTGGGAGATTGCTATCAAAGTTCGACTTGGAAGATTGCAACTACCTTATGAGCCAGAGCGTTTTATCCCTGAACAATTGGTCATCAACGCAATTCAAAGTTTACCTATTAAGATAAGTCACGCTTTACACACCTATAGCCTTCCAATCTATCACCGGGACCCTTTTGACCGTATAATTATTGCCCAAGCCCAGTTGGAAGGCTTACCTATTTTGACTTCTGATCCTCAAATTGCTAAATATAAAGTGGAGATCATCTGGTAA
- a CDS encoding DUF4350 domain-containing protein — MIILILYIFTHISTTIALNNEDINNKETIVFDNSTGFFGMENEGPLGLSTLRDELEFKGYNVKDNIEMGLNADTITKDLINEAHILILINSDRRFKREEIALIKDFVANGGKLLLVTDTPESLTNMNKLARRFGAEFLDYYLGDEVKIESGMGEIYLISPIPISLEKEPEVLLQTDFIEAKEWPSVWERPGKKVKKANFVVFAGIRYGEGSVAFLGDKDILLNKNIKKGNNLNFALSIFDWFEHKETDDTIVYSTDKLEFFVKKGETSTAIFAIKNRGDIEQVLKFEVPSYLKDTVFVQVDGNGLKIKPGETKVIRVKINWRKNASSVTGFIVVKREFGLYRTADYIKVEMIQGEI, encoded by the coding sequence ATGATTATTTTAATTTTATACATCTTTACTCATATAAGTACTACTATTGCACTTAATAATGAAGATATTAATAATAAAGAAACCATAGTTTTTGATAACTCCACAGGTTTTTTTGGGATGGAAAATGAGGGTCCCCTTGGTTTAAGCACCCTAAGGGATGAGCTGGAGTTTAAGGGATATAATGTAAAAGATAACATTGAAATGGGGCTAAATGCAGACACTATAACCAAAGATCTTATAAATGAGGCACACATCCTAATTTTAATAAATTCAGATAGAAGGTTTAAGAGAGAAGAGATAGCACTAATAAAAGACTTTGTAGCAAATGGTGGGAAATTGCTTTTAGTAACAGATACTCCTGAATCATTGACTAATATGAATAAACTTGCCAGAAGGTTTGGTGCAGAATTTTTAGATTATTATCTAGGGGATGAAGTAAAGATAGAATCAGGCATGGGGGAAATCTACCTTATCTCACCTATCCCTATATCTCTAGAAAAAGAGCCAGAAGTCTTGCTTCAAACAGATTTTATTGAGGCAAAAGAATGGCCCAGTGTGTGGGAAAGGCCAGGGAAAAAGGTAAAAAAGGCAAATTTTGTTGTCTTTGCAGGAATAAGGTATGGAGAAGGCAGTGTGGCATTTCTTGGAGATAAAGACATTCTTTTAAATAAAAACATCAAAAAGGGAAATAACCTTAATTTTGCTTTGAGTATATTTGATTGGTTTGAGCATAAAGAAACTGATGATACCATTGTTTACTCTACTGATAAACTTGAATTTTTTGTTAAGAAAGGGGAAACAAGCACAGCCATTTTTGCAATAAAAAACAGAGGAGACATAGAACAAGTGCTAAAATTTGAAGTGCCATCTTATTTAAAAGACACAGTCTTTGTCCAGGTTGATGGGAATGGTTTAAAGATTAAACCTGGAGAAACAAAGGTAATAAGAGTAAAAATCAATTGGAGGAAAAACGCTTCTTCTGTAACTGGGTTCATTGTAGTAAAAAGAGAATTTGGACTATATAGAACTGCAGATTACATAAAGGTGGAAATGATTCAAGGTGAGATTTAG
- a CDS encoding class I SAM-dependent methyltransferase: MDDMNKIYCETKRYYNKYSDYYDKERTRGYYEFINDLEIDIVNTYIKNDNKILEVGCGTGIILNRISRVVHSKNIIGIDLSEKMLYEAKKKNLNVIMCNANMLPFKNNSFDIVYSFKVIPHIPEIENVIRDIDRVTKKDGLMILEFYNPISFKFLANKISCFFEGWKVYCRYDSLHKIKSYLPNNTKIIHIRGIRIFTFISILAKIPIISHIFRFLEENFCDNLILRNFGGYFVVVIKKC, from the coding sequence ATGGATGATATGAATAAGATATATTGCGAAACTAAGAGATATTATAACAAATACTCAGATTATTATGATAAAGAACGAACTAGAGGTTATTATGAATTTATTAACGATCTTGAAATAGACATTGTTAATACATATATCAAGAATGATAATAAGATCCTTGAAGTAGGTTGTGGCACAGGCATCATTTTGAATAGAATATCAAGAGTTGTACATAGTAAGAATATAATAGGAATTGATTTATCTGAAAAGATGCTATACGAAGCAAAGAAGAAAAACCTAAATGTGATTATGTGTAATGCCAATATGTTACCTTTTAAGAATAACTCATTTGATATTGTATATTCATTCAAAGTTATACCACACATCCCTGAAATAGAGAACGTAATAAGAGATATAGATAGAGTAACAAAAAAGGATGGCTTGATGATATTAGAATTTTATAATCCTATCTCCTTTAAATTTCTAGCTAATAAAATTTCTTGTTTTTTTGAAGGATGGAAGGTTTACTGTAGATACGACAGTTTACATAAAATAAAGTCATATTTACCAAACAATACCAAAATAATTCATATTAGGGGTATAAGAATATTTACTTTCATATCCATATTAGCTAAAATTCCAATTATTTCCCATATATTTCGGTTTCTAGAGGAAAATTTTTGTGATAATTTAATACTAAGAAACTTTGGTGGGTATTTTGTAGTAGTTATCAAAAAATGTTAA
- a CDS encoding DUF1616 domain-containing protein, giving the protein MKELVVLRAFFGTIFVLFIPGFAWSFMFFRKDEIDWIERIALSFGLSIALVPLTIFWLNYLFKVKINAFNCSIAIFVLIFIPIIYLLLKKTISHSKNASKKNKVANGKGLPFPKNS; this is encoded by the coding sequence ATGAAGGAGTTAGTTGTGCTAAGGGCGTTTTTTGGAACAATCTTTGTATTGTTTATTCCTGGATTTGCCTGGTCTTTTATGTTCTTTCGAAAGGATGAAATAGATTGGATTGAGAGGATAGCATTATCCTTTGGCCTTTCGATTGCATTAGTCCCTCTAACTATCTTTTGGCTCAATTACCTTTTTAAGGTAAAAATCAATGCTTTTAATTGTAGCATAGCAATTTTTGTACTTATATTTATACCCATAATCTATCTATTGCTTAAAAAGACAATATCTCACAGTAAAAATGCCTCTAAAAAGAATAAAGTTGCAAATGGAAAAGGCCTGCCTTTTCCCAAAAATTCCTAA
- a CDS encoding glycosyltransferase family 2 protein gives MHPLVVIPVFNEENTIESLINELLALGFKDILIIDDASEDSSIEIAKKLKVETISLPFNMGTWSAIRVGFKYALDKDYEQVITIDADGQHIPNDIPKLLNGLRKGFDIVIGACPQRANMAKKVCWWLFRKFSGLKINDFTSGFRAYSKSAFSKFSTYNGANLEYQDVGVLIMAKKFGLKIGEVPVEMKSRTWGKSKVFPSLKSILRYFLITFTIIMVKGR, from the coding sequence ATGCATCCTTTGGTTGTCATACCTGTATTTAATGAAGAAAACACAATAGAATCCCTCATTAATGAACTTTTGGCCTTAGGTTTTAAAGATATTTTGATTATAGATGATGCAAGCGAGGATAGTTCCATTGAGATTGCAAAAAAGTTAAAAGTAGAAACTATTTCCTTACCTTTTAATATGGGCACCTGGTCAGCCATTAGGGTGGGATTTAAGTATGCCTTGGATAAGGATTATGAGCAAGTAATCACTATAGATGCTGATGGTCAACATATACCCAATGATATACCTAAACTGCTAAATGGGCTGAGAAAGGGATTTGATATTGTTATTGGTGCCTGTCCACAAAGGGCAAATATGGCTAAAAAGGTTTGTTGGTGGCTGTTTAGAAAATTTTCAGGTCTTAAGATTAACGATTTTACCTCTGGGTTCAGGGCTTATAGTAAGTCAGCCTTTAGCAAGTTTTCTACATACAATGGGGCCAACCTGGAGTATCAAGATGTAGGGGTGCTGATTATGGCCAAAAAGTTTGGTCTTAAAATAGGAGAAGTGCCTGTGGAAATGAAGTCCAGAACATGGGGGAAGTCTAAAGTATTTCCTTCTTTAAAAAGCATTTTAAGATATTTTTTAATTACTTTTACCATTATTATGGTCAAGGGGCGGTAA
- a CDS encoding type II toxin-antitoxin system Phd/YefM family antitoxin, protein MPLKVNIHEAKTQFSRLLARVESGEEIIIAKAGRPIARLVPIIERPKGRTPGSAEGKIIISPDFDAPLPESILKAFEQ, encoded by the coding sequence ATGCCATTAAAGGTAAATATTCACGAGGCAAAAACCCAATTTTCTCGACTTTTGGCCAGGGTGGAAAGTGGCGAAGAAATTATTATTGCCAAGGCAGGAAGACCCATTGCCCGTTTGGTGCCAATAATAGAAAGACCCAAAGGGCGCACTCCAGGAAGTGCGGAGGGAAAGATTATTATATCACCAGATTTTGATGCCCCATTACCTGAATCTATCTTAAAGGCATTTGAGCAGTGA
- a CDS encoding UDP-N-acetylglucosamine 2-epimerase, with protein sequence MINVLVGTKGQLIKMAPIMKEMDRRGIEYNFINANQHTKILDEISKLFELKKPDFVLEGFEKDITNVREMLWWGSKNVWECGLSKKHKIFLKDKNTNILLVHGDAPPALLGLVLGKLNKLKIAHIEAGLRSRNIFQPFPEELIRIIVDKNSDYLFSDGVNNGYQNLLKEKVKGKIYDTSLNTIFDAVKIATSSMKSIPTPKEEYVLVSIHRFETISSKKRMKSIINILKEISKNRLVIFPLHESTREKLKSFGLLNLLEKNTNIQIMQLLDYFSFVTFMKNSIYIITDGGGPQEESYYLGTPCLLLREYTERTIHPNTCLAGFDENKIRLFIKNYENYRINTFLKEFKDYSPSEKIVDILLHL encoded by the coding sequence ATGATTAATGTGTTAGTTGGAACAAAAGGACAACTTATAAAAATGGCACCTATTATGAAAGAGATGGACAGGCGAGGAATAGAATACAATTTTATTAATGCTAATCAGCACACAAAGATATTAGATGAAATATCAAAATTATTTGAACTTAAAAAACCAGACTTTGTGTTGGAAGGTTTTGAAAAAGACATTACAAATGTTAGAGAAATGTTGTGGTGGGGAAGTAAAAATGTCTGGGAATGTGGGTTATCAAAAAAACATAAGATATTTTTAAAAGATAAAAATACAAATATACTTCTAGTTCATGGTGATGCACCACCAGCATTATTAGGGCTTGTCCTCGGAAAGTTAAATAAATTGAAAATTGCTCATATTGAAGCAGGATTACGTTCTCGTAATATATTTCAACCTTTTCCGGAAGAGTTAATAAGAATTATAGTTGATAAAAACTCTGATTATTTATTTTCGGATGGTGTAAACAATGGTTATCAAAATTTGTTAAAGGAAAAAGTAAAAGGAAAGATCTATGACACTAGTTTAAATACTATTTTCGACGCAGTCAAAATAGCTACATCCAGTATGAAAAGCATTCCCACTCCAAAGGAAGAATATGTATTAGTTTCAATTCACAGATTTGAAACTATTTCATCTAAAAAAAGAATGAAGAGTATCATAAATATACTAAAAGAAATATCGAAAAACAGATTGGTAATATTTCCACTACATGAATCTACAAGAGAGAAGTTAAAATCATTTGGATTATTAAATTTATTAGAAAAAAATACAAATATTCAAATTATGCAACTTTTGGATTATTTTTCATTTGTCACATTTATGAAAAACTCGATCTATATAATAACCGATGGCGGAGGACCACAAGAAGAGAGTTATTATTTAGGAACTCCTTGTTTATTATTAAGGGAGTATACTGAACGCACTATCCATCCTAACACATGCCTAGCAGGATTTGATGAAAATAAAATAAGGCTGTTTATTAAAAATTATGAAAACTATCGAATAAATACTTTTTTAAAAGAATTTAAAGATTATAGTCCTTCTGAGAAAATTGTAGATATTTTATTACACTTGTAA
- a CDS encoding glycosyltransferase family 2 protein: MFLEKISVVIPTYNRAKLLKECLTSLCKQEYKNFEVIVVDDGSKDQTKEIVDSFKKNLDIKYIFQENKGPACARNLGIKMASGDIVAFIDDDCIASRQWLKAINEAFDGQIGGVEGKTIPKHALTPFSHCVINLYGGRYPTCNIAYKKAILNKIYFDESFPACYHFREDSDLAFTIIENGYTIKFASEVLVYHLFVEESWSKVLKNKIRFFIDPLLFKKHPRLYKKYIKFPFELFTPLYILFSLLGFLNPLFFIGLPLTTIVELFYRKWSVNIFEFFSFLVLQTIGSFILIISVLYGCLKFKVSPFRLFLFPR; this comes from the coding sequence GTGTTTCTAGAAAAGATAAGTGTTGTAATACCTACATATAACAGGGCAAAGTTACTCAAAGAATGTTTAACTTCATTGTGTAAACAGGAGTATAAAAATTTTGAAGTTATAGTAGTAGACGATGGTTCAAAAGACCAAACAAAAGAAATTGTAGATAGTTTTAAAAAAAATTTAGATATTAAATACATCTTTCAAGAAAATAAAGGCCCTGCCTGTGCCAGAAATCTAGGTATTAAAATGGCAAGTGGTGATATAGTGGCCTTTATTGACGATGATTGTATCGCCTCAAGACAATGGCTAAAGGCGATTAATGAAGCATTTGACGGGCAAATTGGAGGGGTTGAAGGAAAAACCATTCCAAAACATGCTTTAACTCCTTTCTCTCACTGTGTAATAAATCTTTATGGAGGCCGCTATCCAACCTGTAACATTGCTTATAAAAAAGCAATTTTGAATAAAATCTATTTTGATGAAAGCTTCCCTGCCTGCTATCACTTTAGGGAAGATTCAGACCTGGCATTTACAATTATAGAAAATGGGTATACTATCAAATTTGCTTCAGAGGTCTTAGTATATCACCTTTTTGTAGAGGAAAGTTGGTCTAAAGTGCTCAAAAATAAAATAAGATTTTTTATAGACCCATTGCTCTTCAAAAAGCATCCTAGGCTATATAAAAAATACATAAAATTTCCCTTTGAGTTATTTACCCCATTATACATACTTTTTTCTCTATTGGGATTTTTAAATCCTTTATTCTTTATTGGACTACCTTTAACAACTATAGTTGAATTATTCTATCGTAAGTGGAGTGTAAACATTTTTGAATTTTTCTCTTTTTTAGTGTTGCAGACAATTGGCTCATTTATCTTAATAATATCTGTTCTTTATGGCTGCCTCAAATTTAAGGTAAGCCCATTCAGGTTATTTCTATTCCCAAGATGA
- a CDS encoding glycosyltransferase family 2 protein, translated as MKLVVTIPAYNEENTIGKVIKEIPREIEGIEKVEVLVINDGSTDNTVKVAKEAGADRIVGFKENKGLAPAFRLGLETALEMGADIIVNTDADFQYDQKQIPDLIRPILDGEADIVLGSRFKGWIEHMPIQKRIGNKIATWVTRMASGYPVSDAQTGFRAFTRETALRLNIMSDYTYVQETILQAVNNGMVIKEIPVNFRKREGKSRLISNIFSYAKRGAPIILRTYRDYNPLKVFSLIGGTITLLGLLMGLRVLVHYFKTGIVTPYLPSAVLTVVLLVVGLQVIILGLIADMIKTQKKLQEEILYRLKKIEFDMRRETKNSFNRDINP; from the coding sequence ATGAAACTTGTTGTAACGATCCCCGCATACAATGAAGAGAATACAATAGGCAAGGTAATAAAGGAGATCCCAAGGGAAATAGAGGGGATAGAAAAGGTAGAGGTATTGGTAATAAATGATGGGTCTACAGATAATACGGTTAAGGTGGCAAAGGAGGCAGGTGCAGATAGAATTGTTGGCTTTAAAGAAAATAAAGGACTTGCACCTGCATTTAGGCTGGGCTTAGAGACTGCTTTAGAAATGGGTGCTGATATCATTGTCAATACAGATGCAGATTTTCAATACGATCAAAAACAGATCCCTGATTTGATTAGACCTATTTTAGATGGTGAGGCAGACATTGTGCTTGGCTCAAGGTTTAAGGGTTGGATTGAACATATGCCTATTCAGAAGCGAATAGGAAATAAAATTGCCACATGGGTTACACGAATGGCATCGGGTTATCCAGTATCAGATGCCCAAACAGGCTTTAGGGCATTTACAAGGGAAACTGCCCTTCGTTTAAATATTATGTCTGACTATACCTATGTTCAAGAGACAATCTTACAGGCTGTAAACAATGGGATGGTGATAAAGGAGATACCAGTAAACTTTAGAAAGAGGGAGGGAAAGTCTCGACTTATTTCTAATATATTTAGCTATGCCAAAAGGGGCGCACCAATAATTTTAAGGACTTACAGAGACTACAATCCACTAAAGGTATTTTCCCTAATTGGGGGGACAATTACCTTACTAGGTCTCTTAATGGGTCTTAGGGTGCTAGTCCACTATTTTAAGACGGGAATAGTAACACCATATCTACCAAGTGCAGTGCTGACGGTGGTACTCTTGGTAGTTGGATTGCAGGTAATAATCTTAGGGCTAATTGCAGATATGATAAAAACACAAAAAAAATTACAAGAAGAAATATTATATAGATTAAAGAAGATAGAATTTGATATGAGACGTGAAACAAAAAATAGCTTTAATAGGGACATTAACCCCTAA